A genomic segment from Diospyros lotus cultivar Yz01 chromosome 5, ASM1463336v1, whole genome shotgun sequence encodes:
- the LOC127802473 gene encoding uncharacterized protein LOC127802473, with product MEQFRQIGEAVGSMKALMVFQDDIQINQRQCSLLLDMFSFAYESIAEEMRQNLKFEEKQTKWKVLEHPLRELHRIFKEGEQYIRQSLEIKDWWAKAISLYQNTDCVEFHIHNLLSCIPTVIEAIECVGEMSGWDHDEIQKKRVIYSMKYRKDCKDPKLFQWRFAKQYAVPQDFCNRVAVVWEEDKWVLLNKIREKRNSGLTKHEKKLCDILIKNLDGSGPLNGKLLPSSVLVGSRDYQVKRRLGSGSQYKEIQWLGESFALRHFFGEMEPFMEAISNELSLSHPNIMHMLCGFTDDEKKECFLVMELMSKDLSSYVREISGPKKRFPFNLAVAVDLMLQIARGMEYLHSKKIYHGDLNPSNILVKARSASTEGYLHAKVAGFGPSSSVKIAQKANSNQNGALPFIWHAPEILAEEEQLGSIGNSRFSEKSDVYSFGMICFELLTGKVPFEDSHLQGDKMSRNIRTGERPLFPFSSPRYLTNLTKKCWHSDPSQRPSFSSICRILRYIKRFLVMNPEHSQPDVLIPAGDYCDIEASLLRNFPSWGNSELLSISQIPFQMFAYQVVEKEKTNPNHKDIYESSSDGASACGDESVIADEPFQSPLPSPRGRKPIASPETPAKRLPSSKKSPDMRANKVPGTPKGRTARPPQLFNCARRMNSESQLLASTPRPRRFSGHSSDSEL from the exons ATGGAGCAATTCCGGCAGATCGGAGAGGCCGTCGGGAGCATGAAGGCCCTGATGGTGTTCCAGGATGATATACAAATCAACCAGAGGCAATGCAGCTTGCTGCTTGATATGTTCAGCTTTGCTTATGAATCCATTGCAGAGGAAATGAGACAGAATCTGAAATTtgaagagaaacaaacaaaatggaAAGTTCTTGAGCATCCACTGAGAGAGCTCCACAGGATCTTTAAAGAAGGAGAGCAATACATCAGGCAAAGCTTGGAAATCAAAGACTGGTGGGCTAAAGCCATCAGCCTCTACCAAAACACAGATTGTGTGGAATTTCACATCCACAATTTGCTTTCCTGCATTCCCACTGTCATTGAAGCAATTGAATGTGTTGGGGAGATGTCTGGATGGGACCATGATGAGATTCAGAAGAAGAGAGTTATCTACTCAATGAAGTATCGGAAAGACTGCAAAGATCCCAAGCTGTTTCAATGGAGATTCGCAAAGCAATACGCGGTTCCTCAGGATTTCTGCAACAGGGTAGCTGTAGTTTGGGAAGAAGATAAATGGGTACTTCTCAATAAGATCAGAGAGAAAAGGAATTCGGGTTTAACaaagcatgagaagaaattgtGTGATATTCTTATCAAGAACTTAGATGGGTCAGGGCCATTGAATGGAAAACTCTTGCCATCGTCGGTCTTGGTTGGTTCCAGAGATTACCAGGTGAAGAGAAGGCTGGGGAGTGGAAGCCAGTACAAGGAAATTCAATGGTTGGGTGAGAGTTTTGCTTTGAGACACTTCTTTGGGGAAATGGAACCATTCATGGAAGCAATCTCTAACGAGCTGTCTCTTTCTCATCCAAACATAATGCATATGCTTTGCGGATTCACTGATGATGAAAAGAAAGAGTGCTTTCTGGTGATGGAGCTGATGAGCAAGGATCTGTCCAgctatgtcagggagatttctggGCCAAAGAAGCGGTTCCCATTCAATCTTGCTGTCGCGGTTGATCTCATGCTTCAGATTGCAAGAGGAATGGAATATCTTCATTCGAAGAAAATCTATCATGGAGATTTGAACCCTTCTAACATCCTTGTAAAGGCAAGGTCTGCCTCCACAGAAGGGTACTTGCATGCAAAGGTTGCAGGATTCGGGCCTTCATCCTCCGTCAAAATTGCCCAAAAGGCAAACTCAAATCAGAATGGGGCTCTCCCCTTCATTTGGCATGCTCCAGAGATTTTAGCAGAGGAAGAACAACTGGGAAGCATTGGGAATTCTAGATTCAGTGAGAAATCCGATGTTTATAGCTTTGGAATGATCTGTTTTGAGCTTTTGACAGGGAAAGTCCCCTTCGAGGATAGCCATCTCCAAGGCGATAAAATGAGCAGAAACATTAGGACAGGAGAGAGGCCTTTGTTCCCTTTCTCCTCGCCTAGGTATCTGACAAACTTGACAAAGAAATGTTGGCACTCTGATCCCAGCCAAAGGCCAAGCTTCTCATCAATCTGCAGAATACTTCGGTACATTAAGCGGTTCTTGGTGATGAATCCCGAGCACAGCCAGCCAGACGTGCTGATCCCAGCGGGGGATTACTGTGACATTGAGGCAAGCCTTTTGAGGAACTTCCCCTCTTGGGGGAATTCAGAGCTGTTGTCCATCTCACAAATCCCATTTCAGATGTTCGCTTACCAAGTTGTGGAGAAGGAGAAAACAAATCCAAATCACAAAGACATCTATGAATCAAGCAGTGATGGAGCCTCAGCTTGTGGGGATGAGAGTGTAATTGCAGATGAACCATTCCAATCTCCACTCCCATCTCCAAGAGGAAGGAAGCCAATTGCCTCCCCTGAAACTCCAGCCAAGAGACTGCCTTCGTCCAAGAAATCTCCAGATATGAGAGCCAACAAAGTTCCAG GGACACCAAAAGGGAGGACAGCAAGGCCTCCACAATTATTCAACTGCGCAAGAAGGATGAATTCAGAGAGCCAGCTATTGGCTTCCACTCCGAGACCAAGAAGATTTTCTGGCCATTCCTCCGATTCTGAGCTCTAA